One region of Sebastes fasciatus isolate fSebFas1 chromosome 1, fSebFas1.pri, whole genome shotgun sequence genomic DNA includes:
- the igsf8 gene encoding immunoglobulin superfamily member 8, protein MRKMRTMMAPMKTPLLLFLVWVLQYAVCRDVSLPPGTLYRVAGFPLSLPCAVSGYEGARSQDFEWFLYRDDSGGRQMGVVSTRDKGFPYAPFQARVRNGEVRVERDSGDKCRLVIQRLRAEDQGKYECYTPSTDTTYQGNYSATVPVKVIPDTLQISYTRSLTGQPVPEGAELTLTCSAGIQSEQLTHLSITFGKRSGGEGSASGAGGEVSTVREIISVDKLLGVVPGHLYKKRYDGGEITLEKRNGEGELGVYVMKMRAVQPDDTGSYFCEASQWIRDPDRTWQRIAQRMLDIGNLTVQQLAESLSITSSPRGEITLQVGSPFILTCEVLGLPSDVNSGLLVQWMKRGSVSSDVAGSGGVEVEVARMSPGGVVSWGDDLSRASGGSMEKVAEGRYSLKLFSARPLDSGVYRCVVTVYAGRQNPGPSTPATLTQRSEGVTVNLKSKDVRVAAVAQLPRGPLLKRGMTITLICNATVTTTGPAQAQVQWLRWPIPERVIRRNQNPASDATPTDSPVEEKPRLVAALMYDGVAEIYANGSDVSVDRLSAGSYRLRVHAASMEDQGMYACHAQAWVQDPHGGWYNTGAKAESNAVTVYLYARAADLLLIPLVVGVSSALFVGIVIIATVTCCFMKRLAKQRAPK, encoded by the exons atgaggaagatgaggacCATGATGGCTCCGATGAAGACACCATTATTGCTGTTTCTAGTATGGG TGCTCCAGTATGCTGTGTGTCGCGACGTATCTCTTCCTCCCGGGACCCTCTACCGCGTCGCAGGGTTCCCCCTCTCCCTGCCCTGTGCCGTGTCGGGGTACGAAGGCGCACGCTCGCAGGACTTTGAGTGGTTCCTGTACAGGGACGATTCCGGCGGGAGGCAGATGGGAGTGGTGTCCACCAGGGACAAGGGCTTCCCTTACGCCCCGTTCCAGGCCCGGGTGAGGAACGGGGAGGTGAGGGTGGAGAGGGACTCGGGGGACAAATGCCGGCTGGTGATCCAGAGGCTCCGTGCTGAGGACCAGGGGAAGTACGAGTGCTACACACCCAGCACGGACACAACCTACCAGGGCAACTACAGCGCCACAGTGCCTGTCAAAG TGATCCCTGACACTCTCCAGATCAGCTACACCCGCTCACTAACCGGCCAGCCCGTGCCAGAGGGGGCCGAATTAACGCTGACATGCTCAGCCGGCATCCAGTCGGAGCAGCTCACCCATCTGTCCATCACGTTCGGGAAGCGTAGCGGCGGAGAGGGTTCGGCGAGCGGAGCGGGAGGGGAGGTCAGTACCGTCAGGGAGATTATCTCCGTCGACAAGCTGCTGGGGGTCGTCCCCGGACATTTGTACAAGAAGCGGTACGACGGCGGAGAGATCACGCTGGAGAAGAGGAACGGGGAGGGCGAACTGGGCGTGTACGTGATGAAGATGAGAGCGGTGCAACCGGACGACACCGGCTCGTACTTCTGTGAGGCCTCGCAGTGGATTCGGGATCCCGATCGGACGTGGCAGAGGATCGCACAGAGGATGCTGGACATCGGCAACTTGACCGTTCAGCAACTAG CGGAGTCTCTGAGTATAACGTCCTCGCCCAGGGGGGAGATAACCCTACAGGTGGGATCCCCTTTCATCCTGACCTGTGAGGTGTTGGGGCTGCCGTCTGACGTGAACTCGGGCCTGTTGGTTCAGTGGATGAAGAGAGGATCAGTGAGCAGCGATGTAGCCGGGAGCGGGGGAGTCGAG GTGGAGGTGGCGCGGATGAGCCCAGGCGGTGTTGTGAGCTGGGGGGACGACCTCAGCCGAGCTAGCGGGGGCTCCATGGAGAAAGTGGCGGAGGGGAGGTACTCCCTGAAGCTGTTCTCTGCCCGGCCCTTAGACTCGGGAGTGTATCGCTGTGTGGTGACCGTGTACGCCGGAAGACAAAACCCTGGCCCGTCTACTCCTGCAACACTCACCCAGAGGTCTGAGGGAGTCACCGTCAACCTCAAGAGCAAAG ATGTGCGAGttgcagctgtggctcagctcCCTCGAGGCCCCCTTTTAAAAAGAGGCATGACCATCACCCTGATCTGCAACGCCACCGTGACGACCACAGGTCCCGCCCAGGCGCAGGTGCAGTGGCTGCGGTGGCCAATCCCTGAACGAGTTATCAGGAGAAATCAGAACCCAGCGTCTGATGCTACCCCAACAGACTCCCCCGTGGAGGAAAAACCCAGACTGGTAGCCGCCCTCATGTACGACGGTGTTGCAGAGATCTACGCCAATGGTAGCGACGTCAGCGTCGACCGCCTGTCGGCCGGCAGCTACAGACTGAGGGTCCACGCAGCATCGATGGAGGATCAGGGCATGTATGCGTGTCATGCCCAGGCGTGGGTTCAGGACCCGCATGGAGGCTGGTACAACACGGGGGCCAAAGCAGAGTCAAACGCAGTGACTGTTTACCTGTACGCCAGAG ctgctgacctcctcctcatcccgTTGGTTGTCGGAGTCTCCTCTGCCTTGTTCGTGGGCATCGTCATCATCGCAACCGTGACCTGTTGCTTCATGAAGCGACTGGCGAAGCAGCGCGCTCCAAAATAG